From Danaus plexippus chromosome 11, MEX_DaPlex, whole genome shotgun sequence, the proteins below share one genomic window:
- the LOC116765579 gene encoding uncharacterized protein LOC116765579 — protein sequence MASDTDDIEQNIENLKTTVKQSFARIYASLKARELKTLRQLDVIRKQCQDNKDLERNCVQNVQICFSNESSLLQYIANYGVIDFERLNFDSNTFLLEDYVSPNDDHMYSYKTIEEMTKEEDIKQLEAIEEAAIKQITETEDCVCYVNVHSSDVAKKFRDVEPEITTSTTSSKNSTENDSELKDDLIADNNAEDDKSESEDSEVKKINPTDEWLNSIKGQTETEPSQVNDVMEHSTIACS from the exons atggcGAGCGATACTGACGatatagaacaaaatatagaaaat TTGAAAACGACGGTAAAACAATCTTTTGCTCGCATTTATGCCAGTCTTAAAGCTAGAGAACTGAAGACTTTACGCCAGCTTGATGTTATTAGGAAACAATGTCAAGACAACAAAGACTTGGAGAGAAACTGTGTTCAGAATgtacaaatatgttttagcAACGAGTCcagtttattacaatatatagcCAACTATGGTGTTATAGATTTTGAAAGACTTAATTTTGAtagcaatacatttttactcGAGGATTATGTGAGTCCAAACGATGATCAtatgtattcatataaaactattgaagAGATGACTAAAGAAGAAGATATCAAACAACTAGAAGCAATTGAGGAGGCAGCCATCAAACAGATTACCGAGACAGAGGATTGTGTGTGTTATGTAAATGTACATAGTAGCGACGTAGCCAAAAAATTCAGAGATGTAGAACCTGAAATAACAACAAGTACTACTTCATCAAAAAACTCAACGGAAAATGATTCCGAATTAAAGGATGATTTAATAGCTGATAATAATGCAGAGGATGACAAATCTGAATCCGAAGACAGTGAagtgaagaaaataaatccGACCGATGAGTGGCTCAACTCAATAAAAGGCCAAACAGAGACAGAACCCTCTCAAGTTAATGATGTGATGGAACACAGTACAATCGCCTGCTCTTAG
- the LOC116765604 gene encoding phosphatidate cytidylyltransferase, photoreceptor-specific isoform X1, whose amino-acid sequence MSELRHRRGDGDGNEKVETAGESDHVDSEEEKVLEEKYVDELAKSLPQGTDKTPEILDSALSGLSSRWRNWVIRGIFTWLMIGGFCLLIYGGPLALMITVLCVQVKCFEEIINIGYAVYRVHGLPWFRSLSWYFLLTSNYFFYGENLIDYFGVVINRTDYLRFLVTYHRFISFSLYCVGFVWFVLSLVKRYYMRQFSLFAWTHVALLIVVTQSYLIIQNIFEGLIWFIVPVSMIICNDVMAYVFGFFFGKTPLIKLSPKKTWEGFIGGGFSTVVFGLVLSYLMSQYPYLVCPIEYSESLGMTMDCEPSGLFRLQEYTTPAFMLPLVRAFGREKINLYPFMIHSLALSIFSSVIGPFGGFFASGFKRAFKIKDFGDVIPGHGGIMDRFDCQFLMATFVNVYITSFIRTATPQKLLQQVYNLKPEQQLQLFYALKESLENRNILNLIP is encoded by the exons atgagTGAATTAAGACACCGGAGGGGTGACGGTGATGGGAACGAAAAAGTAGAAACTGCTGGAGAATCCGatcat GTGGATTCTGAGGAGGAAAAGGTATTAGAAGAAAAGTATGTGGATGAATTAGCAAAATCGCTGCCTCAAGGAACGGACAAGACTCCGGAGATTCTGGATTCGGCGCTTTCTGGACTTTCATCGCG ATGGAGGAACTGGGTCATCAGAGGCATATTCACCTGGTTGATGATTGGAGGTTTCTGCCTTCTCATATATGGTGGGCCATTGGCTCTAATGATAACG GTACTCTGTGTTCAAGTGAAGTGTTTTGAGGAGATCATCAACATTGGGTATGCTGTATACCGAGTCCATGGCTTGCCGTGGTTCCGCTCCCTCTCCTGGTACTTCCTGTTGACTTCCAACTATTTCTTCTACGGCGAGAACCTGATTGATTACTTCGGGGTTGTCATCAACAGAACG GACTACCTCCGTTTCCTGGTGACGTACCACCGCTTCATATCCTTCAGCCTGTACTGCGTCGGCTTCGTCTGGTTCGTCCTCTCCCTGGTCAAGAGGTACTACATGAGACAGTTCAGCCTTTTCGCTTGGACCCACGTGGCGCTGCTCATCGTTGTCACACAGAGCTACCTCATCATACAGAACATTTTCGAAG GTCTCATCTGGTTCATAGTACCCGTTTCCATGATAATCTGTAATGACGTCATGGCTTACGTGTTCGGCTTCTTCTTCGGCAAGACACCTCTCATAAAACTCAGCCCCAAGAAGACCTGGGAGGGTTTCATCGGAGGCGGTTTCTCTACCGTTGTATTTGGCTTGGTG CTATCCTACCTCATGTCTCAGTACCCATACCTGGTCTGTCCCATCGAGTACTCGGAGTCCCTGGGCATGACCATGGACTGTGAACCCTCGGGGCTGTTCCGTCTCCAGGAGTACACCACGCCGGCCTTCATGCTGCCGCTTGTGAGGGCC TTTGGTCGTGAGAAGATCAACTTGTATCCTTTCATGATCCACTCTCTCGCTCTGAGCATCTTCAGCTCTGTGATCGGACCTTTCGGTGGCTTTTTTGCTTCTGGCTTCAAGAGAGCTTTCAAGATAAAG GATTTCGGTGACGTCATCCCCGGCCACGGCGGCATCATGGATCGTTTCGACTGCCAGTTCCTGATGGCGACCTTCGTGAACGTCTACATTACCAGCTTTATTAGAACCGCCACACCGCAGAAACTACTGCAACAG GTGTACAATCTGAAGCCAGAGCAACAGTTGCAGTTGTTCTACGCTCTGAAGGAGTCGCTCGAGAACAGGAACATCCTCAACCTGATACCTTAA
- the LOC116765604 gene encoding phosphatidate cytidylyltransferase, photoreceptor-specific isoform X2, with amino-acid sequence MSELRHRRGDGDGNEKVETAGESDHVDSEEEKVLEEKYVDELAKSLPQGTDKTPEILDSALSGLSSRWRNWVIRGIFTWLMIGGFCLLIYGGPLALMITVLCVQVKCFEEIINIGYAVYRVHGLPWFRSLSWYFLLTSNYFFYGENLIDYFGVVINRTDYLRFLVTYHRFISFSLYCVGFVWFVLSLVKRYYMRQFSLFAWTHVALLIVVTQSYLIIQNIFEGLIWFIVPVSMIICNDVMAYVFGFFFGKTPLIKLSPKKTWEGFIGGGFSTVVFGLVLSYLMSQYPYLVCPIEYSESLGMTMDCEPSGLFRLQEYTTPAFMLPLFGREKINLYPFMIHSLALSIFSSVIGPFGGFFASGFKRAFKIKDFGDVIPGHGGIMDRFDCQFLMATFVNVYITSFIRTATPQKLLQQVYNLKPEQQLQLFYALKESLENRNILNLIP; translated from the exons atgagTGAATTAAGACACCGGAGGGGTGACGGTGATGGGAACGAAAAAGTAGAAACTGCTGGAGAATCCGatcat GTGGATTCTGAGGAGGAAAAGGTATTAGAAGAAAAGTATGTGGATGAATTAGCAAAATCGCTGCCTCAAGGAACGGACAAGACTCCGGAGATTCTGGATTCGGCGCTTTCTGGACTTTCATCGCG ATGGAGGAACTGGGTCATCAGAGGCATATTCACCTGGTTGATGATTGGAGGTTTCTGCCTTCTCATATATGGTGGGCCATTGGCTCTAATGATAACG GTACTCTGTGTTCAAGTGAAGTGTTTTGAGGAGATCATCAACATTGGGTATGCTGTATACCGAGTCCATGGCTTGCCGTGGTTCCGCTCCCTCTCCTGGTACTTCCTGTTGACTTCCAACTATTTCTTCTACGGCGAGAACCTGATTGATTACTTCGGGGTTGTCATCAACAGAACG GACTACCTCCGTTTCCTGGTGACGTACCACCGCTTCATATCCTTCAGCCTGTACTGCGTCGGCTTCGTCTGGTTCGTCCTCTCCCTGGTCAAGAGGTACTACATGAGACAGTTCAGCCTTTTCGCTTGGACCCACGTGGCGCTGCTCATCGTTGTCACACAGAGCTACCTCATCATACAGAACATTTTCGAAG GTCTCATCTGGTTCATAGTACCCGTTTCCATGATAATCTGTAATGACGTCATGGCTTACGTGTTCGGCTTCTTCTTCGGCAAGACACCTCTCATAAAACTCAGCCCCAAGAAGACCTGGGAGGGTTTCATCGGAGGCGGTTTCTCTACCGTTGTATTTGGCTTGGTG CTATCCTACCTCATGTCTCAGTACCCATACCTGGTCTGTCCCATCGAGTACTCGGAGTCCCTGGGCATGACCATGGACTGTGAACCCTCGGGGCTGTTCCGTCTCCAGGAGTACACCACGCCGGCCTTCATGCTGCCGCTT TTTGGTCGTGAGAAGATCAACTTGTATCCTTTCATGATCCACTCTCTCGCTCTGAGCATCTTCAGCTCTGTGATCGGACCTTTCGGTGGCTTTTTTGCTTCTGGCTTCAAGAGAGCTTTCAAGATAAAG GATTTCGGTGACGTCATCCCCGGCCACGGCGGCATCATGGATCGTTTCGACTGCCAGTTCCTGATGGCGACCTTCGTGAACGTCTACATTACCAGCTTTATTAGAACCGCCACACCGCAGAAACTACTGCAACAG GTGTACAATCTGAAGCCAGAGCAACAGTTGCAGTTGTTCTACGCTCTGAAGGAGTCGCTCGAGAACAGGAACATCCTCAACCTGATACCTTAA